Proteins from a genomic interval of Lolium perenne isolate Kyuss_39 chromosome 1, Kyuss_2.0, whole genome shotgun sequence:
- the LOC127334528 gene encoding uncharacterized protein translates to MDSPVFKIGMKFADIEEVRQAVNAYSIRNRVKIRKIKNNRARVHAVCDEGCPWFLKVGTDFQRSGGFVVTAYEDEHRCERVYEMRALTARFLCKKFIDEFRDNQKMDLQTFAAKVQREFNMCPDRWKLGRARKEALLEIHGNEEAQFSVLRDYGQELKRANPGSTFFLSTNSVKDPSSGIVKEHLATMYWSYDACKRGFLSGCRPLICIDGCHIKTRYKGVLLTAVGIDPNDCIFPIAMGMVEVECTSACEWFLTTLRDDLNISNTS, encoded by the coding sequence ATGGATTCTCCTGTATTTAAAATAGGGATGAAGTTTGCAGACATAGAGGAGGTTAGACAAGCAGTCAATGCATACAGCATCAGGAACAGAGTGAAGATAAGGAAAATAAAAAATAACAGAGCAAGAGTTCATGCAGTATGTGATGAAGGGTGTCCATGGTTTCTCAAGGTTGGCACTGATTTTCAGAGATCAGGTGGTTTTGTGGTAACAGCTTATGAAGATGAGCACAGGTGTGAGAGAGTCTATGAAATGAGGGCACTTACTGCTAGGTTTCTATGCAAGAAGTTCATTGATGAATTCAGGGACAACCAAAAAATGGATCTGCAAACATTTGCTGCTAAGGTGCAAAGAGAGTTCAACATGTGCCCTGATAGGTGGAAGCTTGGAAGAGCAAGAAAAGAAGCTCTGCTGGAAATCCATGGCAATGAGGAAGCACAATTCAGTGTACTAAGGGATTATGGCCAAGAGCTAAAGAGAGCTAATCCAGGAAGCACATTCTTTCTATCAACTAATTCTGTCAAAGATCCAAGCAGTGGCATTGTCAAGGAACATTTGGCAACAATGTATTGGTCTTATGATGCCTGCAAAAGAGGTTTTCTCAGTGGATGCAGGCCACTTATTTGCATTGATGGTTGCCACATTAAGACAAGGTACAAGGGAGTACTGTTAACTGCAGTTGGCATTGACCCAAATGACTGCATTTTCCCCATTGCTATGGGCATGGTTGAGGTAGAATGCACAAGTGCATGTGAGTGGTTTCTGACAACCTTGAGGGATGACTTGAACATTAGTAACACATCTTGA